The Pirellulales bacterium sequence AGCGGTGCCAGGGGGGACAGGCGGAATGTAACGTTCGCCAATGGCGAATGTTTTTGATAATCCATCAGTAACATGGCGGACGGCAATTCGCGAACCGCTGAAAATCGGCCCGGCCTGGGCCGCATTATAATTGCCAAATTGAATGTAGACCGCGCCGGTTGTGTCTTTGGCCGTCGTCATGCCGGTGTTGTAAACGTAGCCGGCGTTGGCCGCGTAATCGCCCAACGTGGCGGCGTGCAATACCAGGGGAGCGGCATCGTTGTTATCGAAATTCCGATCGGCGGCCGCCGACCGCCTGCTGGGGCAGGCATACACTGGCAGCGGCGTGCGCATGGTTTGGGTATTGGCGGCATCGTCGTCGCGCACACCGTTGTTGTAAGCGGTGTACATGGCGTTTTCTTCCATGTAGGGCAATAAGTAGTAGGCCCAAGAAACGGAATACTGATCGTATTGATTGCGGCCCAGCGGGAACAGTTTTCTGGCATCTAAATGCGATTGTACAGCCAGGCCCATTTGCTTGAGATTATTCTGGCACTCGCTGCGTCGGGCAGCCTCGCGCGCCGCTTGCACGGCGGGCAAGAGCAACGCAATTAAAATGCCGATGATGGCGATGACGACCAACAACTCGACCAGCGTAAAGCCCCGATACGCGTGGCGCATGATGAACTCCTTTGCAGCGGCAAATGGCGAACTCCGCGGGGTGGGTGACTGCAGTGCGGAGTCAGGTGGGCAGGATCAGCCCATAATATAGCGGACGCGGCGGGAGGCGGTCAAATCGCGAGATAAATTGG is a genomic window containing:
- a CDS encoding DUF1559 domain-containing protein — encoded protein: MRHAYRGFTLVELLVVIAIIGILIALLLPAVQAAREAARRSECQNNLKQMGLAVQSHLDARKLFPLGRNQYDQYSVSWAYYLLPYMEENAMYTAYNNGVRDDDAANTQTMRTPLPVYACPSRRSAAADRNFDNNDAAPLVLHAATLGDYAANAGYVYNTGMTTAKDTTGAVYIQFGNYNAAQAGPIFSGSRIAVRHVTDGLSKTFAIGERYIPPVPPGTAAGMEDYSQGDTAFISGDQPRTIFAGTQAGLSTGPTDTNSAKFGSSHVGIVHFLFLDGHVSPIDDTIDPVQLMALSTIAGGESVTQQN